TTATTACGTGTTTCTATATATCCTTCATCGGGTGATAGTTCTTCTGTCATAAGTTTTATTAAGGTTGTTTTGCCAATACCATTTTTCCCGACAAGTCCGATTTTCTCACCTGGATTAACCTGTGCTGAGATATCTTCTAGTATCCTGTTACCACCATAATCTTTGGTGATCTTATGAGTTTTGATTAACATGATTCCCCACCTTATAATAAAGCTATAATTAAATTTCGATATATATTTTATCATACCTGCAGCAGTTGTCTCCTCTTTTTAATGTAGTTGATTTATATTTAAGCATTTAACACTTTTAAGCTTATTGCCAACTAATGTATAATTAACTTAATAATTAACTATTAGCATATCTTTCGTAAATTTATTAAAGAAAGGACAGAACTTTTACATGACTTGTTATGTTTGCGGCAAAGAAGACTCAAAGTTATTATCATGTCATATAAAAAATAAAAAGATTTGCCATAGCTGCTGTATAGAGCTTCAAATAAACAGCGAGCCAAATTTTAAAAAGTGCCTTTCTTGTGTGGGCCTTGTAAAAGAGGAACCACTATTTGTCGATTCTTCTACAATATCTGTCGACAACACATCTGTTACTACTTATAGCTATAGGGGTGGCTTCGTTCACAGTAAACACCCTTCTCATATCCCGTTCAAAGCAATAGAACTTATTAACAGAAAAGGAGCTTATACAGCCAGGGATTATTTAGAACTTGGAGAAATGTATCTGCAGGTAGATAAAATTAAAGAGGCTATCTCGGCTTTTCTAGAATCTTTAACACTTAAAGAAGATGGATACACTTATCTACAGTTAGCAAAAGTATATCATCTAAACCCGGATTTTGACAGTGCCATCGATTGTTATTACAACAGTATTAGAATGATTAATAACAGTGAATTATTATATGGAAAATTAATCGACGAAAAAAAGTTAGAAGAAATGGCCAAAGATAGGAACCCAAAAAAAGATAAAAATCAAAAAGTGGATTTGGTTAATGAAAATACAAACACCGACGAAAAAAGAATTAGAGAAAAGTTAAAAAAAGAATTACAGAAGTTAGAGAGTGAAGCATATAGAGATCTGGGCATTATTTACAGGTTACATGACAAACCAGAACAAGCTATTCTTTATCTAAAACGAGCCAAAAAATTAAACTCAGCCTGTAATTTGACTCTATTAGAACTGGCTTTTACAAATTATCTCCTT
The Natranaerofaba carboxydovora genome window above contains:
- a CDS encoding tetratricopeptide repeat protein — translated: MTCYVCGKEDSKLLSCHIKNKKICHSCCIELQINSEPNFKKCLSCVGLVKEEPLFVDSSTISVDNTSVTTYSYRGGFVHSKHPSHIPFKAIELINRKGAYTARDYLELGEMYLQVDKIKEAISAFLESLTLKEDGYTYLQLAKVYHLNPDFDSAIDCYYNSIRMINNSELLYGKLIDEKKLEEMAKDRNPKKDKNQKVDLVNENTNTDEKRIREKLKKELQKLESEAYRDLGIIYRLHDKPEQAILYLKRAKKLNSACNLTLLELAFTNYLLEKYEKVIEHTEWLIKKNSFVIKNVKISCYHSLLNEYKGLEEGPQSSEKAFSELMSEDYKGYYDIILSLALSLHALTNLKSSEEMETTNEAKINEAYESLNIASVICPNYKQIIFAKKDQNEVLEDSAIELIIRDLNFLKKREYTFRRSLVRT